In the Colletotrichum higginsianum IMI 349063 chromosome 7 map unlocalized unitig_7, whole genome shotgun sequence genome, one interval contains:
- a CDS encoding WD domain-containing protein: MNATPTNRLKLTPGNSPYLQRPTSRTPLRGRLPHESRLSLKRVIGTTCASPTGFDTVNSSFAYIAGGAVVVVDVDGEHYAQRFYRARPTATPVYGSASLSNNYSAPSTPKANDSRNRVAAGIRESQSWSDSPSSTWTSRERIKAATCLALSRDGRYLAVGETGYAPRVLIFNLEDASSDVPLVSLSEHGFGVRVVAWSSDTRWLASLGTSNDGFLFIWRIDPRTGAAKLYQQNRCTSTIKGMVWMGNSLVTLGVRHIKIWRVEEPQSTSPSKSRFNEANSTPQPPQRLLNGRNVLLGSLLEASFSCAAVVDETNIIICSEAGDVCMVEDDGKQTRLIKCLNVDFPITSITIRHATAYLSGKAGQVATLNVRAVLDSLPDSVLSQSVAPSGLVAMGFLTENLVTIDEKHTVDIWSSSYLPGKNEEDPSHVSIPGHGDQILGIQTLAKPNDQGADFFTWSGSGKVIFWDMKGRIKCSLDVPIEQAIPENEMDPVNQLNVVRATRAGKMLVAADKFGVLRIMDLSTKECLLETKAHSSDCQDITIYEDDNKFLLATCGRDRTVQLFHRSSTGEFRHYQTLEFAARVVQTLIPAEDKIITCSLDRTLQVYDIVCKEDDVDEIAALPSRTNILKAAPTSFALGLDDRTAFVSMLDRSVCQYDLSNGKLLNCFKCVDEGGYETAIMDSLIFSQPSGKDSGVLLGVSNTDKSVRLYDAHSGQFVDREWGHTEAINGVTLTDDDDGSQRVISVGSDGTVMLWGIEGEDAAPSSISRDPSPMKDGSAAARPPLRRVLSKAELAEFQRPSSAQGGRRSPPRTIRRRTSRYGLSNSVSTPKTAMQSSPLAEDTPSRRSSGSQSGSPPISPKSRTSRRPSLPSLGLPPKKSSPNLRGFGSLNMATEQTCRSLRAYRKKLSSADPLSEDVIFELEQELRLTAAALGERATRTKAMHDTALLSGLLDQYEERLASMLDEKLRNTFQAREVTTPSEEREEVLLSQRPGTAGGETNSTVSSS; encoded by the coding sequence ATGAACGCGACTCCTACGAATCGGCTCAAACTGACGCCGGGTAATTCCCCTTATCTTCAACGACCAACCTCCCGAACCCCCCTTCGCGGACGCCTCCCCCATGAGTCTCGCCTCTCTCTCAAGCGGGTGATCGGCACCACCTGTGCCTCGCCCACGGGCTTTGACACCGTAAACTCCTCTTTCGCTTACATCgccggcggtgccgtcgtagttgtcgacgtcgacggcgagcacTACGCCCAGCGCTTCTACCGCGCCCGCCCGACCGCCACTCCTGTCTATGGCTCCGCGTCCCTGTCGAACAACTACTCGGCACCATCGACGCCCAAGGCCAATGATAGTAGGAACCGGGTCGCGGCTGGAATCCGCGAGTCGCAGAGCTGGTCCGACTCGCCAAgctcgacatggacgagccGTGAGCGCATCAAGGCGGCGACATGTCTGGCGCTGAGCCGCGACGGAAGATATCTAGCCGTTGGCGAGACTGGCTACGCTCCGCGCGTGCTTATCTTTAACCTCGAGGATGCATCGTCCGATGTGCCCTTGGTTTCCCTTAGCGAGCACGGTTTCGGCGTGAGGGTGGTGGCTTGGTCGTCCGATACCAGATGGCTTGCTTCTCTGGGCACTTCCAACGACGGCTTCCTTTTCATCTGGAGAATCGACCCCCGTACGGGCGCAGCTAAGCTGTACCAGCAAAACCGATGCACTTCCACTATTAAGGGAATGGTGTGGATGGGCAACAGCCTGGTGACGCTCGGTGTGCGGCACATCAAGATATGGCGAGTCGAGGAACCCCAGTCGACCTCTCCGTCAAAGTCTAGGTTCAACGAGGCCAATTCCACCCCTCAGCCGCCCCAGAGACTTCTTAACGGGCGCAACGTGCTTCTCGGCTCACTGCTTGAAGCATCCTTCAGTTGCGCGGCCGTGGTCGACGAAACGAATATCATTATCTGctccgaggccggcgacgtgtGCATGGTGGAGGACGATGGAAAACAAACGAGACTCATTAAGTGCCTCAATGTGGACTTTCCTATCACCTCTATCACCATCAGGCATGCTACCGCATACCTATCAGGAAAGGCAGGCCAAGTCGCGACGCTTAATGTGAGAGCGGTACTTGACAGCCTTCCGGACAGCGTGCTTTCCCAAAGCGTGGCGCCGTCTGGGTTGGTAGCCATGGGCTTTCTCACAGAAAACCTCGTCACCATCGATGAGAAGCACACCGTCGATATATGGAGCTCCAGCTACCTGCCAGGGAAGAACGAAGAAGACCCCTCCCATGTTTCCATACCGGGCCACGGAGACCAGATTCTTGGTATTCAGACCTTGGCGAAGCCGAACGACCAAGGCGCAGATTTCTTTACCTGGTCCGGCTCTGGCAAGGTCATCTTCTGGGACATGAAAGGTAGGATCAAGTGTTCGCTCGATGTGCCCATCGAACAGGCCATCCCTGAGAACGAGATGGACCCGGTCAATCAGCTCAACGTGGTCCGAGCCACCAGGGCTGGGAAGATGCTTGTAGCAGCCGACAAGTTTGGAGTCCTCAGAATCATGGACTTGTCGACAAAGGAGTGTCTGCTTGAGACGAAGGCGCATTCTTCGGACTGCCAGGATATCACCATCTACGAAGACGACAACAAGTTTCTGCTGGCGACATGTGGTAGGGACCGGACAGTACAGCTGTTCCACCGCTCATCAACCGGAGAGTTTCGGCACTACCAAACGCTCGAGTTCGCCGCCAGAGTCGTACAAACTCTCATTCCGGCAGAGGACAAAATCATAACATGCTCTCTCGACAGGACTTTGCAAGTCTATGACATAGTCTGCAAGGAGGACGATGTTGACGAAATTGCTGCTCTCCCCTCGCGGACCAACATCCTGAAGGCAGCGCCGACGTCCTTTGCACTGGGTCTGGACGACAGAACCGCATTCGTCTCCATGTTGGACCGCTCGGTCTGCCAGTACGATCTCTCCAATGGCAAGCTTCTCAACTGCTTCAAGTGTGTTGACGAAGGCGGATACGAAACAGCCATAATGGACTCACTGATCTTCAGTCAGCCTTCCGGCAAAGACTCGGGCGTTCTGCTAGGCGTATCGAACACAGACAAATCCGTACGTCTCTACGATGCTCACTCTGGCCAGTTCGTGGACAGAGAATGGGGACACACGGAGGCCATTAACGGCGTTACGTTGactgacgacgatgatggctCTCAAAGAGTCATTAGCGTCGGATCGGACGGCACTGTGATGCTCTGGGGTATAGAAGGCGAAGACGCTGCGCCGTCCTCGATTAGCAGAGACCCGTCGCCCATGAAAGACGGatctgctgctgccagaCCACCACTGAGGCGCGTGCTCTCAAAAGCCGAACTTGCTGAGTTCCAGCGGCCCTCTTCTGCGCAAGGGGGCCGTCGATCGCCTCCTAGAACCATTCGGAGGCGGACGTCGCGTTATGGCTTGAGCAACAGCGTCAGCACGCCCAAGACGGCTATGCAAAGCAGCCCGCTCGCCGAGGATACCCCGTCGCGGCGGTCTTCCGGCAGCCAGTCAGGCAGCCCACCGATCAGCCCGAAGTCTAGAACGTCTAGGCGACCCTCACTTCCGTCCTTGGGCCTGCCACCGAAAAAGAGCTCGCCGAACCTGCGCGGTTTTGGTAGCCTCAACATGGCCACCGAGCAGACCTGCCGTTCGCTGAGAGCGTACAGAAAAAAGCTTTCATCCGCGGACCCTCTCAGCGAAGACGTCATTTTCGAGCTCGAACAAGAATTGCGActgacggccgccgcgcTTGGTGAACGGGCCACGAGGACTAAAGCCATGCACGACACCGCACTTCTCAGTGGCCTCCTTGACCAGTACGAGGAGCGTCTGGCTTCTATGCTCGACGAGAAGTTGCGAAACACCTTCCAGGCGAGAGAGGTCACCACTCCAAGCGAGGAGCGAGAAGAGGTTCTCCTCTCCCAGCGACCGGGCACGGCCGGTGGCGAAACAAACTCTACAGTATCATCATCATAA
- a CDS encoding Intracellular protein transport protein, with the protein MSPSPEASSNIRVFIRWHDQTVFAGEEIKCTITFKNIARDSSQPRQPQRLAPPDRPRQVSPLLRGKPSTGLTPPNSAQTRGHRSALSLNVPAAQSRSRAGSIPWPSSHPPSALENRGNGHRKSVSIVSIGSTSTIPDDNQSNASSVKAHRPARGHARASSLQIVPRGAALGLGLTAPQSASPRHISSPLFNSTSASDTPSATSRSSTSPNTPSAEGTQRPVRSPNNALAEFRFPMVQSPVSDTQSTPIAEHHDGLLSPNSEVPPSLAIRSKDGIPTNYNEHATPAMRILSTTSMGGGTPRSSGEFYSMSNNSTETLASEYPMQPTRGPMRPPHFRRSSNLASHHPKQPESLMMGYAQIQGSFTLDGSLINLGPFEQVKRKAVVGGQGGGVIGVESSKRDSGLLRNFGWGSISNSIGELLGAGEVSSIKDMRGIASSKSVPLLSTPQSILFVDLNLAPGEHKAFEYSFQLPKGLPPTHKGKAVKISYNLVIGTQRAGGSKEQQVRSVEIPFRVLGSVNNYGEILGHDLMNPYIILRDQAKIKAVDKLSTLNEIKKLKTPVADTTINDFLIYVDELLTRPRQGSSAGLLSPTAYPGSRRPSMFEEATTATEAINLAIMRSNMASEGQQSPNRFEIARNGQRVGVVMLTRPSYRLGEPVTMAIDFTDAEIPCYAVHSCLESAERVEPHLAIRSEASIHRVTRKVHVSASEATLYSRRMVFTPTIPINATPEFVTTGVSLEWKIRVEFVVPSQETELEREAPSTHPLLEEISRDERGGLVLVAVENLACESFEVAVPLRVYGAVATGLEKLERDDALEEGLVV; encoded by the exons ATGTCTCCGTCTCCAGAGGCCTCCAGCAACATTCGAGTCTTTATCCGCTGGCACGACCAAACCGTTTTTGCCGGCGAGGAAATCAAGTGCACCATCACCTTCAAGAACATTGCTCGCGATTCTTCCCAACCACGACAGCCCCAGCGACTCGCACCCCCCGACCGGCCTAGGCAAGTCTCGCCGCTGCTGCGAGGCAAGCCCAGCACCGGCCTAACCCCGCCGAACTCTGCTCAAACCCGCGGTCACCGATCTGCCCTATCCCTCAACGTACCGGCAGCCCAGTCGCGTAGCCGCGCAGGCTCGATACCATGGCCCTCATCACACCCCCCTAGCGCCCTCGAAAATCGCGGCAACGGCCACAGGAAGTCCGTCTCCATTGTGTCAATTGGCTCCACAAGCACAATACCCGACGACAACCAGAGCAATGCCAGCTCTGTGAAGGCGCATCGGCCTGCTCGCGGCCACGCGCGAGCTTCCAGTCTCCAGATAGTCCCTCGCGGAGCTGCTCTGGGTCTGGGGCTCACCGCGCCTCAGTCTG CATCACCAAGGCACATTAGCTCGCCTTTGTTCAATTCAACTTCCGCGTCCGACACACCTTCTGCGACCTCGCGATCCTCCACGTCACCGAATACCCCCAGCGCGGAAGGCACACAACGCCCCGTGAGATCCCCCAACAACGCGCTGGCGGAATTTCGGTTCCCAATGGTCCAGTCTCCGGTATCAGATACCCAAAGCACACCTATAGCAGAACATCACGACGGGCTGCTGAGCCCAAACTCTGAAGTGCCTCCGAGCCTCGCTATACGATCCAAAGATGGCATCCCTACCAACTACAACGAGCATGCGACCCCAGCCATGCGTATACTGTCAACGACAAGTATGGGAGGTGGCACACCGCGTAGCAGTGGGGAGTTTTACTCGATGAGCAACAACTCAACAGAGACACTGGCTTCCGAGTACCCAATGCAGCCCACAAGAGGTCCGATGCGCCCGCCGCACTTTCGACGGTCTTCAAACCTCGCATCCCACCATCCAAAGCAACCGGAGTCGTTGATGATGGGTTACGCCCAGATCCAGGGCTCATTCACCCTCGACGGTTCGCTCATTAACCTGGGCCCCTTTGAGCAAGTCAAACGAAAGGCTGTCGTaggcggccaaggaggtGGTGTCATTGGAGTGGAATCTTCGAAGCGGGACAGTGGACTCCTTCGAAATTTCGGCTGGGGGAGCATCAGCAACTCGATTGGGGAGTTGCTTGGAGCCGGCGAGGTCAGCAGCATCAAAGACATGCGTGGCATCGCGAGCTCCAAGTCCGTCCCGCTGCTCTCGACTCCTCAGTCGATTCTCTTCGTGGATCTGAACCTTGCTCCCGGAGAACATAAAGCTTTCGAGTACTCATTTCAGCTCCCCAAGGGACTGCCACCGACACATAAGGGAAAGGCGGTGAAAATCTCCTATAACTTAGTTATTGGCACGCAACGAGCAGGCGGCTCCAAAGAGCAGCAGGTACGCTCCGTCGAGATACCCTTCAGGGTGCTGGGTAGCGTGAACAACTACGGAGAGATCTTAGGCCACGATCTCATGAACCCCTACATTATCCTCCGCGACCAGGCAAAGATCAAGGCCGTCGATAAGCTGTCGACACTTAACGAGATCAAGAAGCTGAAGACACCGGTAGCGGATACGACCATCAACGACTTCCTCATCTACGTCGACGAACTTCTCACGAGACCGCGTCAAGGTTCTAGCGCGGGCCTGCTCTCTCCCACAGCGTACCCGGGGTCTCGACGGCCATCGATGTTTGAAGAAGCCACGACCGCCACGGAGGCCATCAACCTGGCCATCATGCGCAGTAACATGGCATCTGAGGGCCAACAAAGTCCCAATCGTTTCGAGATCGCCCGCAACGGACAGCGCGTCGGCGTTGTCATGCTCACGCGCCCCTCGTACCGTCTAGGTGAACCCGTTACTATGGCCATCGActtcaccgacgccgagattCCCTGCTACGCAGTCCACTCGTGCCTGGAGTCCGCTGAACGAGTCGAGCCCCATTTGGCCATCCGCTCGGAGGCCTCCATCCACCGCGTGACGCGCAAAGTCCATGTTTCTGCCTCGGAGGCGACCCTCTACTCTCGAAGGATGGTCTTCACGCCAACCATTCCCATCAATGCGACACCCGAATTCGTCACGACGGGCGTGTCGCTCGAGTGGAAGATCCGCGTCGAGTTTGTGGTGCCGAGTCAGGAGACGGAGCTTGAGCGCGAGGCACCCAGCACGCACccgctgctggaggagataTCGCGGGACGAGCGGGGAGGCCTGGTCCTCGTGGCTGTCGAGAACCTAGCCTGTGAGAGCTTCGAGGTGGCGGTCCCGCTGCGGGTATACGGTGCCGTGGCGACGGGGCTGGAAAAGCTGGAGAGGGACGACGCGCTAGAAGAGGGCCTCGTGGTTTGA
- a CDS encoding Cytochrome P450 — MGLLENLTAVSPLYFAGTLFGAFILLLVFYRARAEYHISRSGGVRAPVIASNPISGSYHGPPPSTLKAAAKWCKAIPVFLELGRYQLRHQLLEGFNTLFSVATPECPNTAEISFTNKVRFLITREPEHIKTILTSKFADFGKGFMFHQVWSPFLGDSIFTTDGKTWQDNRSLIRPMFIKDRVSDLAIFDKWTNIMIEKFPASGVTFDISDLFYRMTLDVTTDFLLGHSVNSLGNPKHHFAHAFNEVQSYQMFYTIMAPFETILPHGKYKRGIKVIEEFIHPFIQEALALPPSELEKLSKSDKDFTFLHNIARFTRDPKMIRDQLVAILLAGRDTTAATLSWTLYELSHYPATYAKLRNEILTTVGPRRAPTYEDLKSMKYLANCLQETLRLYPAVPFNVRSALTTTTLPGKNGAPDIAVIEGDSVVYSTLAMQRRRDLYPEVSETFADPAIYSPERWENWQPKPWQYVPFNGGPRICVGQNFANTEMAYTMVRILQRFEKLEYRGDWDAQFLKAEIVGAPGHGVPIALFEAIDGEMA, encoded by the exons ATGGGTCTTCTCGAGAACTTGACGGCCGTCAGCCCGCTTTACTTCGCGGGCACGTTATTCGGGGCTTTCATCCTGCTTCTGGTCTTCTACAGGGCCAGGGCCGAGTACCACATCAGTAGATCGGGCGGCGTGAGAGCGCCAGTCATCGCGTCCAACCCGATATCAGGTAGCTACCATGGACCTCCCCCATCTACGTTAAAAGCCGCAGCTAAATGGTGCAAAGCGATCCCGGTgttcctcgagctcggccgcTACCAGCTCAGACACCAACTTCTCGAGGGCTTCAACACTCTCTTCAGCGTCGCCACACCCGAGTGCCCGAACACAGCCGAAATCAGCTTCACAAACAAGGTCCGATTCCTCATCACCAGGGAGCCGGAGCACATCAAGACGATTCTCACCTCCAAGTTTGCGGACTTTGGAAAGGGCTTCATGTTCCACCAGGTCTGGTCCCCGTTCCTGGGCGACAGCATCTTCACCACCGACGGCAAGACATGGCAGGACAACCGGAGCTTGATCCGGCCCATGTTCATCAAGGACCGGGTTAGCGACCTCGCCATCTTTGACAAGTGGACCAACATCATGATCGAGAAGTTCCCGGCATCCGGCGTGACATTTGACATCTCGGACCTGTTCTACCGGATGACGCTCGACGTGACGACCGATTTCCTGCTTGGGCACAGTGTCAACAGTCTCGGGAA CCCGAAGCACCACTTTGCGCATGCCTTCAACGAGGTTCAGAGCTACCAGATGTTCTACACCATCATGGC GCCGTTTGAAACCATTCTGCCCCACGGCAAGTACAAGCGCGGCATCAAGGTGATTGAGGAGTTCATTCACCCCTTCATACAAGAGGCACTCGCCCTGCCACCCTCGGAGCTCGAGAAACTCTCCAAGTCGGACAAGGACTTCACCTTCCTCCACAACATCGCCCGATTTACGCGCGACCCGAAGATGATCCGTGACCAgctcgtcgccatcctcctTGCCGGGCGCgacacgacggcggcgacgctctCGTGGACACTGTACGAGCTGTCGCACTACCCGGCCACCTACGCCAAGCTCCGCAACGAGATTCTGACGACAGTGgggccgaggcgggcgcCGACGTATGAGGACCTGAAAAGCATGAAGTACCTGGCCAACTGCCTCCAGGAGACGCTGCGGCTGTATCCGGCGGTGCCGTTCAACGTGCGCTCGgcgctgacgacgacgacgctgcctGGGAAGAATGGTGCGCCGGACATCGCCGTGATCGAGGGCGACTCGGTGGTATACAGCACGCTCGCAATGCAAAGGCGACGGGACCTGTACCCCGAGGTTTCCGAGACGTTTGCGGACCCGGCCATCTATAGTCCTGAGAGATGGGAGAACTGGCAGCCGAAGCCGTGGCAGTACGTGCCGTTCAACGGCGGCCCTAGAATCTGCGTCGGGCAGAACTTTGCCAACACAGAGATGGCTTATACAA TGGTCCGAATCTTGCAAAGAttcgagaagctcgagtACCGCGGCGACTGGGACGCGCAATTCCTGAAGGCGGAGATCGTCGGCGCGCCAGGACATGGTGTGCCGATTGCGTTGTTCGAAgccatcgacggcgagatGGCGTAG